A genome region from Carya illinoinensis cultivar Pawnee chromosome 2, C.illinoinensisPawnee_v1, whole genome shotgun sequence includes the following:
- the LOC122300277 gene encoding high mobility group B protein 15-like, with the protein MASASRARSPWPTKEASSNSHPYPLPLAKYDDVAASPKLFMDTLEKLHASIGTKFMIPIIGGKDLDLHRLFVEVTSRGGIERVIRERRWKEVTAVFNFPCTATNASFVLRKYYFSLLHHYEQIYFFKARVWVPISSDSLTSPTLTPVPIQRTESLQPTPEIQAALLQQQRINTAELDGAKAASMTESPISVIGVIDGKFENGYLVTVTTGSEKLKGVLYLAPQDALQELPQNYGVFASRNDRASPVLATPRRRRRKKSEIKRRDPAHPKPNRSGYNFFFAEQHARLKPLHPGKDREISRMIGELWNKLEESEKGVYQEKAVRDKERYRAEMEDYRKRLRTGQVINDARPLQQRLPLQDVNTEDVDGKIGEGEGEYVTPNLKEQKI; encoded by the exons ATGGCGTCAGCTTCTCGTGCCAGAAGTCCATGGCCCACGAAAGAAGCATCCTCTAACTCTCATCCTTATCCTCTGCCTCTTGCGAAATATGATGATGTTGCAGCCAGTCCTAAGCTCTTCATGGATACTTTGGAGAAGCTCCATGCTTCCATTGGGACTAAGTTCAT GATTCCTATCATTGGAGGTAAAGACCTAGACTTGCATCGACTTTTTGTGGAGGTAACTTCTCGTGGAGGTATCGAAAGG GTTATTAGGGAGAGAAGATGGAAAGAAGTAACTGCTGTTTTCAACTTTCCTTGCACAGCCACTAATGCTTCTTTTGTGCTGCGCAAATACTATTTTTCATTACTTCACCACTatgaacaaatatattttttcaaggctCGGGTATGGGTCCCTATATCTTCCG ATTCTTTGACCAGCCCAACGTTAACTCCAGTTCCAATTCAAAGAACAGAATCTTTGCAGCCAACGCCAGAAATCCAAGCAGCTCTGCTCCAGCAGCAAAGGATAAATACTGCAGAATTGGATGGAG CGAAGGCAGCATCAATGACCGAGTCTCCTATCAGTGTGATAGGGGTCATTGATGGGAAATTTGAAAATGGGTACCTTGTTACTGTCACAACAGGCTCAGAGAAGCTAAAGGGTGTGCTATATCTGGCTCCACAGGACGCATTACAGGAATTGCCACAGAACTATGGTGTCTTTGCCAGCAGAAATGACAGAGCCTCTCCTGTACTGGCGACCCCTCGTCGCCGGCGCAGGAAGAAATCCGAGATAAAAAGGAGGGATCCTGCTCATCCAAAACCAAACAGAAGTGGGTATAATTTCTTCTTTGCAGAGCAGCACGCAAGACTGAAACCACTGCATCCGGGGAAAGACAGGGAGATCAGTAGAATGATCGGTGAACTGTGGAACAAGTTAGAAGAGTCTGAAAAAGGA GTTTATCAGGAGAAAGCTGTCAGAGATAAAGAAAGATACAGAGCGGAGATGGAAGATTACAGGAAGAGATTAAGGACTGGTCAGGTTATCAATGATGCAAGGCCACTACAACAGCGGCTTCCCCTACAAGATGTGAACACGGAGGATGTGGACGGGAAGATTGGAGAGGGTGAGGGAGAATATGTAACGCCAAATCTCAAAGAACAGAAAATTTGA